Proteins encoded by one window of Chondromyces crocatus:
- a CDS encoding DEAD/DEAH box helicase: MAAPIDDLLATLRKACLPGIWSQGVKLAREGAVFDRQARADTVTARVRSGAVAPTVTLYPDDGEWTCDCGGKFDPCPHVAATAIAAAQGLAEPPPVAAPSAAGGSGAASGASATAGAGVEGSGGRAGGGVVSTAPGRFETLDAGWSGRGGRGTESVVVREAAPVVRAGGTASAGSAEGPRSAKLRYVLRRQPGGLGLERWLVLPDGREEAVRGPLARVRLTDGATLLPTHEDVTLDRLVGNKQFGYLPAERTPEVFAALGGVSDVRMEQRPVSVSPQLCLPRGQIVDAPNGGVALVLDRDPSVTEVLTAGVVLCGDVLHRLGEMELTGMRLEKLPVRRVFPKADLGQVVTQILPDLGRRFPVEVRTKRLPKAQKGARPRILFQLLQRGHTLSVIPSLVYGDPPQARVENGRLVHLRGATPVRDESGERDLLNRLRAELNLVPGRCVDFDGGEAARFAARLQGWSAREGGEDHRKIFKKTELVPRLVVDDVSIELFFELRRAGTKEDDEDGEVPSGARVDAAAVVKAWQDGLPLVPLAAGGWAPLPGEWMNQHGQRVADLLAAKRDDGTVSPAALPAMSELCDALEMPRPAGLKRLEPLFQGFEAVPEAGLPEDLSATLRPYQRQGVDWLCFLRDAGLGAVLADDMGLGKTLQALCALKGRALVVCPRSVVHNWAAEIQRFRPGLAVSIYHGPKRALDPEADVTLTTYSVLRLDAEELAQVTWGVVVLDEAQIIKNPDSQVARAAYALKADFRMSLSGTPVENRLEELWSQMHFTNRGLLGGFGDFQERFARPIGAGQPDAAARLRQKIRPFVMRRLKREVAPELPPRTDAVLYCELEEGERAVYDAVMAATRKEVVTKLAEGGSVLAALEALLRLRQAACHAALVPGQSASSSSKVERLVEALIDAAADGHKALVFSQWTSLLDLVEPHLEAVGISFARLDGSTRDRAGVVTSFQDPAGPPVLLISLKAGGTGLNLTAADHVFLMDPWWNPAVEDQAADRAHRIGQDRPVMVYRLVAKDTVEEGILGLQEKKRALAGAALGEVEQAAALTREDLLSLLR, encoded by the coding sequence TTGGCAGCACCGATCGACGATCTCCTCGCCACGCTCCGGAAAGCGTGCCTGCCTGGTATCTGGTCTCAAGGTGTGAAGCTCGCCCGGGAGGGGGCAGTGTTCGACCGGCAGGCGCGCGCCGACACGGTGACCGCTCGGGTGCGCTCGGGGGCCGTGGCACCGACGGTGACCCTCTACCCCGACGACGGCGAGTGGACCTGCGACTGCGGGGGGAAGTTCGACCCTTGTCCGCACGTGGCCGCGACGGCCATCGCCGCGGCGCAAGGCCTTGCCGAGCCGCCTCCTGTCGCGGCGCCGAGCGCTGCGGGGGGCAGTGGTGCGGCTTCGGGCGCGAGCGCCACGGCAGGGGCAGGCGTCGAGGGAAGTGGGGGACGCGCGGGCGGAGGGGTCGTGTCGACGGCGCCCGGGCGCTTCGAGACGCTGGATGCTGGGTGGAGCGGGCGCGGCGGGCGCGGCACCGAGAGCGTGGTGGTCCGGGAGGCGGCGCCGGTCGTGCGCGCCGGGGGCACAGCGAGCGCGGGGTCTGCCGAAGGGCCGCGCTCGGCGAAGCTGCGGTACGTGCTGCGGCGTCAGCCCGGGGGGCTGGGGCTGGAGCGCTGGCTGGTGCTGCCCGATGGGCGTGAAGAGGCGGTGCGCGGGCCGCTCGCGCGGGTGCGGCTCACCGACGGGGCGACGTTGCTCCCCACGCACGAGGACGTGACCCTCGATCGTCTGGTGGGGAACAAGCAGTTCGGCTACCTGCCGGCGGAGCGCACGCCCGAGGTCTTCGCGGCGCTCGGCGGGGTGTCCGACGTGCGGATGGAGCAGCGCCCGGTGTCGGTGTCGCCACAGCTCTGCTTGCCGCGGGGTCAGATCGTGGACGCGCCGAACGGTGGGGTGGCGCTGGTGCTCGATCGGGATCCGTCGGTGACCGAGGTGCTGACCGCGGGGGTGGTGCTCTGCGGAGACGTGCTGCACCGGCTGGGCGAGATGGAGCTGACCGGGATGAGGCTGGAGAAGCTGCCGGTGCGGCGGGTGTTCCCCAAGGCGGACCTGGGGCAGGTGGTGACGCAGATCCTGCCGGACCTGGGGCGGCGCTTCCCGGTCGAGGTGCGGACGAAGCGCTTGCCCAAGGCACAGAAGGGGGCACGGCCGCGCATCCTGTTCCAGCTCCTGCAGCGCGGGCACACGCTGTCGGTGATCCCGAGCCTGGTTTACGGGGATCCGCCGCAGGCGCGCGTGGAGAACGGGCGGCTCGTGCACCTGCGCGGGGCGACGCCCGTGCGGGACGAGTCCGGCGAGCGGGACCTGCTGAACCGGCTGCGCGCGGAGCTGAACCTGGTGCCAGGGCGCTGCGTGGACTTCGACGGGGGGGAGGCAGCACGGTTCGCGGCGCGGCTCCAGGGGTGGAGCGCGCGCGAGGGGGGCGAGGACCACCGGAAGATCTTCAAGAAGACCGAGCTGGTCCCGCGGCTCGTGGTCGACGACGTGTCGATCGAGCTGTTCTTCGAGCTGCGGCGCGCAGGGACCAAGGAAGACGACGAGGACGGCGAGGTGCCGTCGGGGGCGCGGGTGGACGCGGCGGCAGTGGTGAAGGCCTGGCAGGACGGGCTGCCGCTGGTGCCGCTGGCCGCCGGGGGATGGGCGCCACTGCCGGGCGAGTGGATGAACCAGCACGGGCAGCGGGTCGCGGATCTGCTGGCGGCGAAGCGCGACGACGGGACGGTGTCCCCCGCGGCGCTGCCGGCGATGTCCGAGCTGTGCGACGCGCTGGAGATGCCGCGGCCAGCGGGGCTCAAGCGGCTGGAGCCGCTGTTCCAGGGCTTCGAGGCGGTGCCGGAGGCGGGGCTGCCGGAGGATCTTTCGGCGACGCTCCGGCCGTACCAGCGGCAAGGGGTCGACTGGCTGTGCTTCCTGCGCGACGCGGGGCTCGGCGCGGTGCTCGCCGACGACATGGGTCTCGGCAAGACGCTGCAGGCACTCTGCGCGCTGAAGGGGCGGGCGCTCGTGGTCTGCCCGCGGAGCGTGGTGCACAACTGGGCGGCGGAGATCCAGCGCTTCCGCCCGGGGCTCGCGGTGAGCATCTACCACGGGCCGAAGCGGGCGCTGGATCCCGAGGCCGACGTGACGCTCACGACCTACTCGGTGCTCCGCCTCGACGCGGAGGAGCTCGCGCAGGTGACGTGGGGCGTGGTGGTGCTCGACGAGGCGCAGATCATCAAGAACCCCGACAGCCAGGTGGCCCGGGCGGCGTACGCGCTGAAGGCCGACTTCCGGATGTCGTTGAGCGGTACGCCCGTGGAGAACCGGCTCGAGGAGCTGTGGAGTCAGATGCACTTCACGAACCGCGGGCTGCTCGGCGGGTTCGGCGACTTCCAGGAGCGGTTCGCGCGGCCGATCGGGGCGGGGCAGCCCGATGCGGCGGCGCGGCTGCGGCAGAAGATCCGGCCGTTCGTGATGCGGCGGCTGAAGCGGGAGGTGGCGCCGGAGCTGCCTCCGCGTACGGACGCGGTGCTGTACTGCGAGCTGGAGGAGGGGGAGCGCGCCGTCTACGACGCGGTGATGGCGGCGACGCGCAAGGAGGTGGTGACGAAGCTGGCCGAGGGCGGGAGCGTGCTGGCGGCGCTGGAGGCGCTCTTGCGGCTGCGGCAGGCGGCGTGTCACGCGGCGCTGGTGCCAGGGCAGTCGGCGAGTTCGTCGTCGAAGGTGGAGCGGCTGGTGGAGGCGCTCATCGACGCGGCCGCGGACGGGCACAAGGCGCTGGTGTTCTCGCAGTGGACGTCGCTGCTCGATCTGGTGGAGCCGCATCTCGAGGCGGTGGGGATCTCGTTCGCGCGGCTGGACGGGTCGACGCGTGACCGGGCCGGCGTGGTGACGTCGTTCCAGGATCCAGCAGGGCCGCCGGTGCTCTTGATCTCGCTGAAGGCGGGCGGGACGGGCTTGAACCTGACCGCGGCCGACCACGTGTTCCTGATGGATCCGTGGTGGAACCCGGCGGTGGAGGATCAAGCGGCGGACCGGGCGCACCGCATCGGGCAGGACCGGCCGGTGATGGTGTACCGGCTGGTGGCGAAGGACACGGTCGAGGAAGGGATCCTGGGGCTCCAGGAGAAGAAGCGGGCGCTGGCAGGGGCGGCCCTCGGCGAGGTGGAGCAGGCCGCGGCGCTGACGCGGGAAGATCTGCTCTCGCTCTTGCGATGA
- a CDS encoding glycosyltransferase family 4 protein, which translates to MKVCIDCRYIRERPSGVGAYVQALVDRLPALGPRAQFVLWRHPRAKAPLSQAPNVTEVVAPSNPNEPVSLLLPRLFGPTDGDVFHAPHNLLPFGIRSTAVVTIHDIMWLDEPHLAEGSALLRVFRVPFFRAGLVNAILGARRILTVSQASADAIVRFHPATRDRVVVTHNAVDARFAPPVDVDAARARAAALVGSDAPYFLLVGQNAPYKGHELALRAFAAMVHARGGGGSGGERLVLLQRLWPGRGLDRLAQELGVRDRLVLLKGVPFEGLLALMHGATALLQPSLAEGFGMPALEAMAVGCPVIASDIAPLVEVLGGAGVHVPRGEVGALAEAMQKVREEAGWRAELRARGLERARAFSWDACAQTTFEVHEEAARLGPLRTMS; encoded by the coding sequence ATGAAGGTCTGCATCGACTGCCGCTACATCCGGGAGCGGCCGAGCGGGGTGGGTGCCTACGTGCAAGCACTGGTGGACCGGCTGCCCGCGCTCGGTCCGCGCGCGCAGTTCGTGCTGTGGCGTCATCCGCGGGCGAAGGCGCCGCTCAGCCAGGCGCCGAACGTGACGGAGGTGGTGGCGCCGAGCAACCCGAACGAGCCGGTGTCGCTGCTCTTGCCGCGGCTGTTCGGGCCGACGGACGGAGACGTGTTCCACGCGCCGCACAACCTCTTGCCGTTCGGGATCCGATCGACGGCGGTGGTGACGATCCACGACATCATGTGGCTGGACGAGCCGCACCTGGCCGAGGGGTCGGCGCTGCTGCGGGTGTTCCGGGTGCCGTTCTTCCGGGCGGGGCTGGTGAACGCAATCCTCGGGGCGCGCCGGATCCTCACGGTGTCGCAGGCGTCGGCGGACGCGATCGTGCGGTTCCACCCGGCGACGCGGGATCGGGTGGTGGTGACGCACAACGCGGTCGACGCGCGGTTCGCGCCGCCCGTGGACGTGGACGCGGCGCGAGCGCGGGCGGCGGCGCTGGTGGGGAGCGATGCGCCGTACTTCCTGCTGGTGGGCCAGAACGCGCCGTACAAGGGGCACGAGCTGGCGCTGCGCGCGTTCGCGGCGATGGTGCATGCGCGCGGTGGAGGCGGGTCGGGGGGAGAGCGGCTGGTGTTGCTGCAGCGGCTGTGGCCGGGGCGCGGGCTGGATCGGCTGGCGCAGGAGCTGGGGGTGCGGGACCGGCTGGTGCTGCTGAAAGGGGTGCCGTTCGAGGGGCTGCTCGCGCTGATGCACGGGGCGACGGCGCTGCTCCAGCCGTCGCTGGCCGAGGGGTTCGGCATGCCGGCGCTGGAGGCAATGGCCGTCGGTTGCCCGGTCATCGCGAGCGACATCGCGCCGCTCGTGGAGGTGCTGGGGGGCGCGGGTGTCCACGTGCCACGCGGCGAGGTGGGGGCGCTCGCGGAGGCGATGCAGAAGGTGCGCGAGGAAGCCGGGTGGCGGGCCGAACTGCGCGCGCGCGGGCTCGAACGGGCGCGGGCGTTCTCCTGGGATGCCTGCGCGCAGACGACGTTCGAGGTCCACGAGGAAGCAGCCCGCCTCGGCCCTTTGCGCACCATGAGCTGA
- a CDS encoding STAS domain-containing protein, with translation MEEPNEHPLERFCEALERRFDRLLPKINTHILHYFPALAAVPEDVMLQANADGLRSYLVSTMEPDLEPLRQRVVASSEALVVIGGAPENARHLLEASRQEVLAVALELVAEGFPHAREGTLQLMASYSAGLEATTKMAFTLPQAGLVLSAPLLRVFAEVCPEAIAVSSMGEYMSFANESMNSLMGRELTLGETFGSLVVPAHAGRWAAAREAIMAEQHWRGRLRLLGAEGHEVPVDVTAFRLQTEGGGEALCCIVRDVSELLKVEQERLRLQAEVIATQDAAIRELMTPLLPLAEGVVAMPIVGTVDATRGASILDALLEGIAARQARVAILDITGMSVVDTHVAEGLLRAARAAKLLGTELIVTGIRGAVAQTLVGLDVHLDGMITCATLQEGVARAMRLARKTR, from the coding sequence ATGGAAGAGCCGAACGAGCACCCACTCGAACGCTTCTGCGAGGCGCTGGAGCGCCGCTTCGACAGGCTGCTCCCGAAGATCAACACGCACATCCTCCATTACTTTCCGGCGCTCGCCGCGGTGCCCGAGGACGTGATGCTGCAGGCCAACGCCGACGGCCTGCGGTCCTACCTCGTCTCGACGATGGAGCCCGATCTCGAGCCGCTGCGTCAGCGGGTGGTGGCGAGCAGCGAGGCGCTGGTGGTGATCGGGGGCGCGCCGGAGAACGCGCGCCACCTGCTGGAGGCGTCACGGCAGGAGGTGCTGGCGGTCGCGCTGGAGCTGGTGGCAGAGGGATTCCCCCACGCGCGCGAGGGGACGCTGCAGCTCATGGCGTCCTACTCCGCCGGGCTGGAGGCGACGACGAAGATGGCGTTCACGCTGCCGCAGGCGGGGCTGGTCCTCAGCGCGCCGCTGTTGCGGGTGTTCGCCGAGGTGTGCCCCGAGGCGATCGCCGTCAGCTCGATGGGGGAGTACATGAGCTTCGCCAACGAGTCGATGAACTCGCTGATGGGGCGTGAGCTCACGCTGGGCGAGACGTTCGGGTCGCTGGTGGTGCCCGCGCACGCGGGGCGCTGGGCAGCGGCGCGCGAGGCGATCATGGCGGAGCAGCACTGGCGGGGTCGGCTGCGGCTGCTCGGCGCCGAGGGGCACGAGGTCCCCGTGGACGTGACGGCGTTCCGGCTCCAGACGGAGGGCGGGGGCGAGGCCCTCTGCTGCATCGTGCGCGACGTGTCCGAGCTGCTGAAGGTGGAGCAAGAGCGGCTGCGGCTCCAGGCAGAGGTGATCGCGACCCAGGACGCGGCGATCCGCGAGCTGATGACGCCGCTCTTGCCGCTCGCCGAGGGCGTGGTGGCGATGCCGATCGTGGGGACGGTCGACGCGACGCGCGGGGCGTCGATCCTGGACGCGCTGCTGGAGGGAATCGCAGCACGTCAGGCGCGGGTGGCGATCCTGGACATCACGGGGATGAGCGTGGTGGACACGCACGTCGCCGAGGGGCTCCTGCGGGCGGCGCGGGCAGCGAAGCTGCTGGGCACGGAGTTGATCGTGACCGGCATCCGCGGCGCGGTGGCGCAGACGCTGGTGGGCCTGGACGTGCACCTGGACGGGATGATCACCTGCGCGACGCTGCAAGAAGGCGTGGCGCGGGCGATGCGCCTCGCCAGGAAGACACGCTGA
- a CDS encoding lysyl oxidase family protein: MRTAFALLFLGAVVASGCSSEIPTNLFNNATGGAGGTGGTGGSGNGGQGGDPVATGCDACGGDSPVCVDDDYCAAACPSGREACNTSDDPSDPAACCPSGAQCCEAQIFGYSGADLCRPSNEACPIGCPGGEQACPLHEYCQLAPSSNEYSCVMGCPLTSVCGFNLCCPTGSQCLNGECILPDLTIDQARLAQTVSLSQVNADSDPCLIAEDCLNGPGMRNVLRFGTRAQNVGQADFVIGSPTGNPDFHYDTCHGHYHYHEYADYRLVDAGNNVVVRGKKQGFSIIDMGRINPNDPSVPTTPKYNGGFQGIQRGWYDEYGAGIQCQWIDITGVPAGEYTLEVEVNPARRIGESNYENNVARVQVTVPDPACLNVDCSYLNSDCTQGVCQPGQGCVETHINEGGQCEDGQFCTTGETCMAGSCGGGSPRQCAPLTGCHDATCDEANDTCISVPANDGQACDDGSPCTSGTTCSNGSCTNGAPANEGVSCDDGASCTSNTVCVAGLCGGGIGPTVYFADDFANDSKGWILGPEWQIGPAVASVGASLGGNDPANDHTPTLDNGVAGVNIGGFAARVNHGYYYLESPPFSTANAQGQVILGFYRWLNSDALPYMSNTIDVWNGAAWINVWSSNQTIVDAPPSGPGWNFRQHDLTPYKNAAMKIRFGFMVASAAQLYNIGSWTLDDVLVASSPCP, encoded by the coding sequence ATGCGGACGGCATTCGCCTTGCTCTTTCTGGGAGCAGTGGTCGCTTCGGGGTGTAGCAGCGAGATCCCCACCAACCTGTTCAACAACGCCACCGGTGGCGCGGGGGGCACGGGAGGCACGGGGGGCAGCGGCAACGGAGGGCAGGGGGGTGATCCCGTCGCCACCGGGTGCGACGCCTGCGGAGGCGACAGCCCCGTCTGCGTCGATGACGACTACTGTGCCGCCGCCTGCCCATCAGGTCGGGAGGCGTGCAACACCTCCGACGACCCGTCGGATCCCGCGGCCTGCTGCCCCTCGGGGGCTCAGTGCTGTGAAGCGCAGATCTTCGGCTATTCAGGCGCGGATCTCTGTCGCCCCTCCAACGAAGCTTGCCCCATTGGCTGCCCGGGCGGCGAGCAGGCCTGTCCGCTCCACGAGTACTGCCAGCTCGCCCCTTCCTCGAACGAGTACAGCTGCGTCATGGGTTGCCCGCTCACCTCGGTGTGCGGCTTCAACCTCTGCTGCCCGACGGGGAGCCAGTGCCTGAACGGCGAGTGCATCCTGCCCGACCTCACCATCGATCAGGCCCGGCTCGCCCAGACCGTCTCGCTGTCCCAGGTCAACGCCGATTCAGACCCGTGCCTGATCGCCGAGGACTGCTTGAACGGCCCCGGCATGCGCAACGTGCTGCGCTTCGGCACCCGCGCGCAGAACGTCGGGCAGGCCGACTTCGTCATCGGGAGCCCCACGGGCAACCCCGACTTCCATTACGACACCTGCCACGGCCATTATCACTACCACGAGTACGCCGATTACCGCCTCGTCGACGCCGGCAACAACGTCGTCGTCAGGGGCAAGAAACAGGGCTTCTCGATCATCGACATGGGGCGCATCAACCCGAACGACCCCAGCGTCCCCACCACGCCCAAGTACAACGGCGGCTTCCAGGGCATCCAGCGCGGCTGGTACGACGAGTACGGCGCCGGCATCCAGTGCCAGTGGATCGACATCACCGGCGTCCCCGCGGGCGAGTACACCCTCGAGGTCGAGGTGAACCCGGCGCGCCGCATCGGCGAGTCGAACTACGAAAACAACGTCGCCCGGGTGCAGGTCACCGTCCCCGATCCTGCGTGCTTGAACGTCGACTGCTCGTACCTCAACAGCGACTGCACGCAGGGGGTCTGCCAGCCTGGCCAGGGCTGCGTCGAGACGCACATCAACGAGGGCGGCCAGTGCGAAGACGGCCAGTTCTGCACCACCGGGGAGACCTGCATGGCCGGCTCGTGCGGCGGTGGGAGCCCGCGCCAGTGCGCTCCGTTGACCGGCTGCCACGACGCCACCTGCGACGAGGCCAACGACACCTGCATCTCGGTCCCCGCCAATGACGGGCAGGCCTGCGACGACGGCAGCCCCTGCACCTCCGGCACCACCTGCTCGAACGGCTCCTGCACCAACGGCGCCCCCGCGAACGAGGGCGTGAGCTGCGACGACGGCGCCTCCTGCACCAGCAACACGGTGTGCGTGGCCGGCCTCTGTGGTGGTGGCATCGGGCCGACCGTCTACTTCGCCGACGACTTCGCCAACGACAGCAAGGGCTGGATCCTCGGTCCCGAGTGGCAGATCGGCCCGGCCGTGGCCTCCGTCGGCGCGAGCCTCGGCGGCAACGACCCCGCGAACGACCACACCCCCACCCTCGACAACGGCGTCGCCGGCGTGAACATCGGCGGCTTCGCCGCCCGCGTGAACCACGGCTACTACTACCTGGAGAGCCCGCCGTTCAGCACGGCGAACGCGCAAGGGCAGGTGATCCTCGGCTTCTATCGCTGGCTCAACAGCGACGCGCTCCCCTACATGTCCAACACCATCGACGTGTGGAACGGCGCCGCCTGGATCAACGTCTGGAGCTCGAACCAGACCATCGTCGATGCTCCGCCGAGCGGCCCGGGATGGAACTTCCGGCAGCACGACCTCACCCCGTACAAGAACGCCGCCATGAAGATCCGCTTCGGCTTCATGGTCGCCAGCGCCGCGCAGCTCTACAACATCGGCTCGTGGACGCTCGACGACGTGCTCGTCGCCTCCTCTCCCTGCCCCTGA